Part of the Puniceicoccaceae bacterium genome is shown below.
ATCAGTACCCACAAAGACGCAGTCGTGGGCATAGACGTTGCGCACGCTACCCGACATTTCACTGCCGCAGACGACTCCGCCGTGTCCTTCATTGGCAAAAATATTGCGGATGACGACATTTTCGGTGGGTCTGCCGACGCGCCAGCCATCTTCGTTGAGTCCGGATTTCAGCACCACGCAGTCGTCACCAGTGGAAAAATAACAATCCTCAATGAGCAGATTTCGGGTGGAATCGGGATTGATGCCATCGTTGTTGGGACCGACGGTGATCACCTTCATGCCCCGCACGATCATATTGGAGCAATAGACAGGATGCACGGTCCACATGGGACCGTTGCGGAATGTGACATTTTCGATCAGAATTCCCTGACAGGAGATGAACTGAACAAAATTCGGCCGCATCCCATCCTCGGGGGTTCCGAGAATGCGTTCGTGCGGTGGCACGCCATCGACAATCATTTGATACAGGCGTCGTGCGGTGGGTGCCTGTCGGTTGTATTTCCATTCCCACCATACCTCGCCCTGACCATCGAGAAGTCCATCGCCTGTGATGGCAATGTTGCGCAGCCCGTTCCCATAGATGGGTGCGGAGTAGTTATAACACTCCATGCCTTCCCAGCGCGTGAAGACGACGGGCAGGTAGTCTTCCAGATCCTGAGAAAATTTTACGACGGCACCTTTGGAGATGTGCAAATTGACAAAACTCCGCATGTGGATGGGACCCGTGAGCCAGGTTCCTTCGGGAATCACGACCCGTCCTCCACCTGCCTCGTGGCAGGCAGCGATGGCCTGCCGGATGGCATCGGTCACCTTGTGCTCACCTCCCTCGACGGCTCCGAATTCGACGATGTTGAAGTCCCGGTCAGGAAACTGGGGCACATGTAAGGTAGGCATATCAAAGTAAGGACTGAGATTTTCGTAGACCGTCGCATCGCTTGCGCGAAAATCGGAGGGACGCACGGTGTAGGGGTCCTTGTGCTCGGTAGATATCAGGCGGATCTGGTCGAGGTGGGTACCCGCGACGCGGTGGTGAATCGTCAGCACATGGGTTCCTTTGCTGAGATCAAAGAACACCTCTTCTGTAGGATTTTCGGTCGTGAAGCGCCGCCACACCCAGTTGTCAGCCCAGTCGTAGATGCGCCAGACACGGGTCTGACCCGCAAGCGTCACAAAGAAGGAATCTTCACGGGTACGGGGTTTGCCCGGCGTGAATACTTTTCCCCAGAGCTGATATTGTCCTGGATGATCGACTTCAAACTCGAGTGTGACCTGTGCGACGGACTGGTGCACATCGAGCACATTGCCTGCGGTTTCGGGCACGGTGAGATAGGCTCCTTGTGAGGCCTGTGGACTGGTATCGCGCTGCATGGGCGCAGTCCAGGTGCCGGATTCGGCTTCGATCAGGATCTCAGTGGCATGCGTGGCCAGTGTTGTCAGCAGCAGCGCAAGTTGGCTGATGAAGAGGGGAAGGGTATGTTTTTTTTTCATGGGTATGATGCAATGGATGGGGTAATGGGTTATGGAGCAAATTTGCGTTCCATCCGGGTCGCCGTGTTGCCGACGAGTTCGCCATGGTGAACGTTCCAGTCTGCAAAGTTTTCCTGCTCGGGGTGGTCGGGTAGGTCACCGACGAAACGGAGTTGATTTGAACCAGCGCCCTGCACATAGCGCAGGACGCGACCGTCTTTGCGCAGCTCGGGATGGCCGCGCACCGTGATGGTTTCATCAAAGACCAGGTCAATTTTATCGGCCCCATGTTGTTGTATGCTTATCACCTGGGGGGGAATCGTTTTTTCGGGATCCCACTTCCCGTCGAAAGTCCATGAAGCGGAAATTTCGTGTGCCTCTACCGATGGTGTTCGTTCTCTGAGGTTGTCCGAAGTCCAGGTGAGATGCTCGCTCTGGGATGCGTGAAAATACACACGATCACCCCAGTTATCCGGGCGATTTTTGGATGGGTCCTCATAGCGGACGCGGTAGATCGGCCGATCCATCACTTTTTCGGAGAAGTTGCAACCGATGAAATAGAACTGGGCGTCGTAGTGGTGACGTCCCAGTTCGAAGGGAACGTCTCCATCAAACGAGCTGTTGTGCACGACCAGTTTTTGCGAAGCATCGTATCCGCCGGCATGCCAGACCGCTGCTGTTGTTCGCACACAGTGAAAGGTGCTGGAGGTGATGTAGCACCAGCCGCGCGGACACACAAAATCAACTGCACCGCGAAAGTCGCAGTTGGCGTGATAATACATGCCGTTTTTATAGTTCCAGAGCGAAACCGTATCCCCTCCACGACTCCAGAGATTGGCATTCTGGATGAGTGTGCGTGTTCCCTGTCCATAGACTGCAAAGGCGTGCACCGAGGTGTCGGGCTGTGTGTTTTCAATCGTAAGGTTTTCAATAATGATGTCGTCACCAAACAGATTGACGACCGCCGGCCCGATGGCATCGGGAGCGTCAATCCACTTCTGCCGGGGTAGATTTCCGATGATGCGCACGCCTTCGCGGCTTTCTCCCCTGAGCGTAATGAAGTCCTGATCGATACGGATCTTTTCTTCATAGGTGCCGTTTTTCAGGTAGATCACCGTTCGCTCGTAGCAGAACATCGGCAGGCTGGCGATGGCTTCACTCAGGGTGCGGTGAGTCCCTTCACCGGAGGGATCCACAACCAGGATTTGAGAGGCATTTGCCAATGGATGCAGCGTGAACAGCGTCAGCGTGAGCACGCGGTACAAGCAAAAGACGGGTTGAAAGGTTGACATGGGGCTGGAAGGGCAAAGCACTCAGCCTGCCGTCATTTCAGGAGTTTTGAAACTTCAACGCCGGCCATGATAAACGGTCCGACGCCCTTGGGATCATCGGTAACAACGGGTTCACTCATGTAATAGGCATAGCTGCCATCCCGTCCATATCCCAGTCCAGCCACTCGGCATATCTTGGTCAGGTGCACGTGGTCCTGTGCGTCGATTTCAATGAACTCGCGGATCAGCCCTTCATATGCCTTCACGGTAAGATCGCTCCAGGTCTCAGCATCCAGATATCCTTCATTGATGGCCTTTGCAAAAAAATAGGTGAACATGGAAGAGGCTGAAGCTTCGCGGTAGTTTCCAGCACGTTCTGGTTGATCCATGATCTGCCACCAGGTTCCGGTATCCGGGCACTGGACATCCCGAAGGGCAATGGCGAGTTCCTGAATCTGGTCGATCAGAATCTTGCGTTCTGCGGCCTGTCGTTCGGGAATGAGATCGAGCATGTCGACCAGCGCCATGCAGTACCAGCCCAGCCCACGCCCCCAGAAGTGTTTCGAGAGTCCCGTTTCGGGATCGGCCCAATCCTGCTCCGCTTTTTCATCCCAGGCGTGGTAGTAGAGTCCGGTCTTGGGATCGCGGCAGTATTTTCGCACCAGTTCAAATTCATGGACTGCTTCGCGAATGCCCTGACTGTCGTTGAACATGCCTTCCCATGCGGTGAGAAATGGCATGCCCATGTAAACTCCGTCGAGCCAGAGTTGATAGGGATAGATTTTTTTGTGCCAGAATCCGCCCTCGCTCGTGCGTGGATGATCCCTCAACTGATCTCTCAGGGTGTCGGCAGCGATGCGAAATTTATCCAGCCGGGTGCGGTCGTAGAGTCGAAGCACCATCTTTCCGGA
Proteins encoded:
- a CDS encoding glycoside hydrolase family 28 protein, coding for MKKKHTLPLFISQLALLLTTLATHATEILIEAESGTWTAPMQRDTSPQASQGAYLTVPETAGNVLDVHQSVAQVTLEFEVDHPGQYQLWGKVFTPGKPRTREDSFFVTLAGQTRVWRIYDWADNWVWRRFTTENPTEEVFFDLSKGTHVLTIHHRVAGTHLDQIRLISTEHKDPYTVRPSDFRASDATVYENLSPYFDMPTLHVPQFPDRDFNIVEFGAVEGGEHKVTDAIRQAIAACHEAGGGRVVIPEGTWLTGPIHMRSFVNLHISKGAVVKFSQDLEDYLPVVFTRWEGMECYNYSAPIYGNGLRNIAITGDGLLDGQGEVWWEWKYNRQAPTARRLYQMIVDGVPPHERILGTPEDGMRPNFVQFISCQGILIENVTFRNGPMWTVHPVYCSNMIVRGMKVITVGPNNDGINPDSTRNLLIEDCYFSTGDDCVVLKSGLNEDGWRVGRPTENVVIRNIFANEGHGGVVCGSEMSGSVRNVYAHDCVFVGTDRGFRVKSMRGRGGVVENIWIEDIKMKDMGGQAIRLNMFYGSSTVQPATDIPAAFRNFYIKNIECDGAARAIEIIGLPELAIENIHLENLHIRANEGIRITDGQHLSIKNLTLETLHDTPIVLDRVNHVHIEGASIASSETPWVKVKGEQSSHVTLRGLQDQQTLSARIEAESGPLTFVLE
- a CDS encoding pectinesterase family protein, which gives rise to MSTFQPVFCLYRVLTLTLFTLHPLANASQILVVDPSGEGTHRTLSEAIASLPMFCYERTVIYLKNGTYEEKIRIDQDFITLRGESREGVRIIGNLPRQKWIDAPDAIGPAVVNLFGDDIIIENLTIENTQPDTSVHAFAVYGQGTRTLIQNANLWSRGGDTVSLWNYKNGMYYHANCDFRGAVDFVCPRGWCYITSSTFHCVRTTAAVWHAGGYDASQKLVVHNSSFDGDVPFELGRHHYDAQFYFIGCNFSEKVMDRPIYRVRYEDPSKNRPDNWGDRVYFHASQSEHLTWTSDNLRERTPSVEAHEISASWTFDGKWDPEKTIPPQVISIQQHGADKIDLVFDETITVRGHPELRKDGRVLRYVQGAGSNQLRFVGDLPDHPEQENFADWNVHHGELVGNTATRMERKFAP